A genomic segment from Methanolobus zinderi encodes:
- a CDS encoding STAS/SEC14 domain-containing protein, giving the protein MIEIIQGLPDKVVAVRLSGVVKGEDYDNILAPAIEEKLKDYEKIRLLYQLGPDFEKFSREAMWEDAKLDMQNFTSFEKIAVVSNVEWMITAMELFKHVIPGQVKTYSNEELTEAKDWISK; this is encoded by the coding sequence ATGATCGAGATAATACAGGGTTTGCCGGATAAAGTTGTAGCAGTTCGCCTGAGTGGTGTGGTAAAAGGAGAAGATTATGACAATATACTGGCTCCTGCCATTGAGGAAAAATTGAAGGATTACGAAAAGATTCGCTTACTTTATCAATTGGGTCCGGATTTTGAGAAATTTAGCCGAGAGGCTATGTGGGAAGATGCAAAACTTGATATGCAGAACTTCACTTCATTCGAAAAGATTGCAGTTGTATCCAATGTGGAATGGATGATCACCGCTATGGAACTTTTCAAACATGTTATTCCGGGACAGGTAAAGACATATAGCAACGAAGAGCTCACCGAAGCTAAAGACTGGATAAGTAAATGA
- a CDS encoding cation diffusion facilitator family transporter, translating to MADREKNVGFAASLNILFTLIEVVGGLLTNSLALLADALHDFVDSFALIVAWLAERQAKKPATEKMTFGYRRLSLLSALFAAVVLVAGSLFILSQAIPRLLNPEPVDAGGMIVIALIGVTINGLGYFRLKKGLSQNEKVLSWHLLEDILGWIVLLIGAVIMRYWNAPIIDPIMTIGFTAFVLWGVSRNARETFNLLLQGVPSHIDTDEVNNLILSVKGTKKVHDMHIWSLEGEISILTAHVIVEDQYLLQNPDEIRQLIKDKLEDYGIEHSTLELESEGSCSNKQCVFNLNE from the coding sequence ATGGCAGACAGAGAAAAAAATGTGGGTTTTGCTGCCTCCTTAAATATTCTTTTCACTTTAATTGAGGTTGTAGGAGGACTTCTGACAAACAGTTTAGCCCTGCTGGCAGATGCACTTCATGACTTTGTTGATAGTTTTGCATTGATAGTTGCCTGGCTGGCAGAAAGGCAGGCAAAAAAACCTGCAACTGAAAAAATGACCTTTGGATATCGAAGATTGTCTCTTTTGTCTGCTCTATTCGCTGCTGTGGTACTTGTGGCAGGTTCGCTATTCATATTATCCCAGGCTATTCCACGTCTGCTTAATCCTGAGCCTGTAGATGCCGGAGGAATGATCGTAATCGCACTTATAGGTGTCACAATCAACGGTCTGGGATACTTCAGGCTTAAAAAAGGGCTAAGTCAGAATGAGAAAGTATTATCATGGCATCTTCTGGAGGACATTCTGGGATGGATAGTTCTTCTCATTGGAGCAGTGATCATGAGATACTGGAACGCTCCGATAATAGACCCTATCATGACTATAGGGTTCACAGCATTTGTACTATGGGGAGTTTCCAGAAACGCCAGGGAGACATTCAATCTTCTTCTGCAGGGTGTTCCCAGTCACATCGACACAGATGAGGTCAACAACCTGATCCTGTCGGTCAAAGGGACAAAGAAGGTCCATGATATGCACATATGGTCACTTGAAGGAGAAATAAGTATTCTGACAGCTCATGTTATCGTTGAGGATCAGTATCTTCTGCAGAACCCTGATGAAATAAGACAATTAATTAAAGATAAGCTGGAAGACTATGGTATAGAACATTCTACACTTGAACTGGAAAGTGAGGGTTCCTGTTCTAATAAACAGTGTGTCTTCAATTTAAATGAATGA
- a CDS encoding ferredoxin produces MNIADNSNKVPENVSGSYYVDEECIGCELCVDTAPDNFKMAEDGTHAYVYKQPEGDSETELSDEALSSCPVDAIGDDG; encoded by the coding sequence TTGAATATAGCTGATAATAGTAACAAGGTTCCTGAAAATGTTTCAGGTTCTTATTATGTCGATGAGGAATGTATAGGGTGTGAATTATGTGTAGACACGGCTCCTGATAATTTCAAGATGGCAGAAGATGGCACACATGCCTATGTCTACAAGCAACCAGAAGGTGATTCTGAGACAGAGTTGTCTGATGAAGCACTATCCAGCTGTCCGGTGGATGCTATCGGGGATGACGGTTAA
- a CDS encoding fasciclin domain-containing protein has product MRKQLLILFVVMLAVFAAIGCTDTEDQPTTEENITGDEEEITGAEEDIEENVSDAEEEMTDSEDEEMNIVETAIDAGSFDTLVLALETTGLDATLSEEGPYTVFAPTDDAFEELPEGTLDALMEDEEQLSEVLTYHVVSGEYMASDLTDGTTLETVQGEMITINVTDDNVMVDDANVVQPDIVASNGVIHVIDAVILPPSMAEEDMMGNDSMNNDSMDNETMESENGDVVVVPAE; this is encoded by the coding sequence ATGAGAAAGCAATTATTAATATTGTTTGTGGTGATGCTAGCTGTTTTTGCGGCTATCGGATGTACAGACACAGAAGACCAGCCGACAACAGAAGAAAACATTACAGGCGATGAAGAAGAGATAACAGGTGCGGAAGAGGATATCGAAGAAAATGTAAGCGACGCTGAAGAAGAAATGACAGATTCTGAAGACGAAGAAATGAACATTGTGGAAACAGCGATTGACGCAGGTTCTTTTGATACACTCGTACTTGCCCTTGAAACCACCGGATTAGATGCAACCCTTAGCGAAGAAGGGCCATACACGGTATTTGCACCAACGGACGACGCTTTTGAAGAGCTTCCTGAGGGAACACTTGATGCATTAATGGAAGATGAAGAACAGCTCTCCGAAGTGCTTACTTACCATGTGGTTTCTGGTGAATACATGGCAAGCGATCTAACTGACGGGACCACACTTGAAACCGTCCAGGGTGAAATGATCACCATTAATGTCACTGATGACAATGTAATGGTCGACGATGCAAATGTCGTACAGCCAGATATTGTAGCCAGTAATGGTGTGATTCATGTCATAGATGCTGTAATACTGCCACCTTCGATGGCTGAGGAAGACATGATGGGAAATGATTCCATGAATAATGATTCAATGGACAATGAAACCATGGAATCTGAAAATGGAGACGTAGTAGTAGTACCAGCAGAGTAA
- a CDS encoding cupredoxin domain-containing protein, whose product MRKQLLILFVVMLAVFAAIGCTDTEDQPVENETPVDQPTTVPSDEEMTGEEDMMEEEDDIMDEEETLEEEDMMEEENDTMGEEEMIEDMMEEENDTMDDEEMMGDGETMITIDGDGFAPAETEISVGETVTWTNEDNTIHSVVADDGTFDSGELDEGEEFSYTFDEAGTYQYGSDEDPFFDGTVTVASEEGTTTTSTVTNGNITVPADA is encoded by the coding sequence ATGAGAAAGCAATTATTGATATTGTTTGTAGTAATGTTAGCTGTGTTTGCAGCTATCGGATGCACAGACACAGAAGATCAGCCAGTTGAAAATGAAACACCTGTGGACCAGCCGACTACAGTGCCAAGTGATGAAGAGATGACGGGTGAAGAGGACATGATGGAAGAAGAGGATGATATCATGGACGAAGAAGAAACGTTGGAAGAAGAGGACATGATGGAGGAAGAGAATGATACCATGGGTGAAGAAGAAATGATAGAAGACATGATGGAGGAAGAGAACGATACCATGGATGATGAGGAAATGATGGGAGATGGAGAAACCATGATCACGATTGATGGAGATGGATTTGCTCCTGCCGAGACAGAAATTTCCGTTGGTGAAACCGTTACATGGACAAATGAAGATAACACAATTCACAGTGTAGTGGCAGATGATGGTACATTCGATTCCGGTGAACTTGATGAAGGCGAAGAATTCAGCTATACCTTTGACGAGGCGGGAACTTACCAGTACGGATCCGATGAAGACCCGTTCTTTGATGGTACAGTAACCGTTGCCTCCGAAGAAGGAACTACTACCACCAGTACAGTCACAAATGGTAATATAACAGTACCTGCAGATGCATAA
- a CDS encoding GerW family sporulation protein yields the protein MGVEDIMKEITDENESIINSKTLLGEPFTWAGKTVMPVIKMSAGYGSAGGERNKEKSQGFAGGGYAGVNMEPIAFVVIAEDDVRLLSITGKHRYSSVIDMIPEVASKIPEAVERAKVASNEVAEKAKRKSEQAGKMIKEKGSALRKETKEEAEALQEKASEEKAELEEAAEETEMETSSGKWGGSSK from the coding sequence ATGGGTGTAGAAGACATAATGAAGGAGATCACAGACGAGAACGAAAGCATAATAAATTCTAAAACCTTGCTCGGAGAACCTTTTACATGGGCGGGGAAAACAGTAATGCCAGTAATTAAAATGTCTGCAGGATATGGAAGCGCTGGTGGAGAACGTAATAAGGAAAAAAGCCAGGGATTTGCCGGCGGAGGTTATGCAGGCGTCAACATGGAACCAATTGCCTTTGTTGTCATAGCTGAAGATGATGTCAGGCTGTTGAGCATAACCGGAAAGCACAGATATAGCAGCGTAATTGACATGATCCCTGAAGTCGCAAGTAAGATACCTGAAGCTGTAGAGAGAGCCAAGGTGGCAAGCAACGAGGTTGCTGAAAAGGCCAAGCGCAAGTCTGAGCAAGCCGGCAAAATGATCAAAGAGAAGGGATCAGCCCTAAGGAAAGAAACAAAAGAAGAAGCAGAAGCCCTCCAAGAAAAAGCAAGTGAAGAGAAGGCAGAACTTGAGGAAGCCGCAGAAGAAACAGAAATGGAAACTTCAAGCGGCAAGTGGGGAGGATCATCTAAGTAA
- a CDS encoding type III PLP-dependent enzyme: protein MKKEKYGFPLDDYISARDFKKIKNFSRDKETPLLIVDLEKIGNMYDQIIEYMPFVKVHYAVKANPMDEVISTLRDRGSSFDAATIYEVDQLLKLGVGPERISYGNTIKKEKDIAYAYEKGIRLFATDSESDLRKLAKNAPGSKVFFRVLTESDGADWPLSRKFGAHPDIIYKLILKSHSLGLEPYGLSFHVGSQQRDIGQWDNALSKCKYLFTAVAEKGVKLKMINLGGGFPAKYLSPANEIETYAREIYRFIHEDFGDEFPEIIIEPGRSLTADAGIIVSEVVMVSKKARLNQYRWVYLDIGKFGGLIETLDECIKYPIYCEKKGYAEEVILAGPTCDSMDILYEDHKYTFPHTLKEGNRVYIFTTGAYTQSYCSVAFNGFPPLKAYVI from the coding sequence ATGAAAAAAGAGAAGTATGGATTCCCCCTGGATGACTATATTTCCGCCAGGGATTTTAAAAAGATCAAAAACTTTTCCAGAGACAAGGAGACACCGCTCCTAATAGTTGACCTGGAAAAGATCGGAAACATGTACGACCAGATAATCGAGTACATGCCTTTTGTCAAGGTACATTATGCAGTAAAGGCAAATCCGATGGATGAGGTCATCAGTACACTTCGGGACAGAGGTTCCAGCTTTGATGCCGCGACGATCTATGAGGTTGACCAGTTGCTCAAACTTGGCGTTGGTCCTGAGCGTATAAGCTATGGTAACACAATAAAAAAGGAGAAGGATATCGCATATGCTTATGAGAAAGGAATCAGACTATTTGCCACGGATTCCGAAAGCGACCTCAGAAAACTTGCAAAAAATGCGCCCGGTTCAAAGGTGTTCTTCAGGGTTCTTACTGAGAGTGACGGTGCGGACTGGCCGCTTTCCAGAAAGTTCGGTGCCCATCCAGACATAATATATAAGCTTATCCTCAAATCCCATTCACTGGGGCTGGAGCCCTACGGCCTGTCCTTCCACGTAGGTTCCCAGCAACGTGATATAGGACAATGGGACAACGCACTTTCAAAATGCAAGTATCTTTTCACGGCTGTAGCCGAAAAGGGAGTAAAACTCAAGATGATAAATCTAGGTGGTGGTTTCCCTGCTAAATATCTGTCCCCCGCAAATGAAATTGAAACATATGCCCGGGAAATATACCGTTTCATACACGAAGATTTCGGAGACGAATTCCCGGAAATTATCATAGAACCCGGCAGATCCCTGACCGCTGATGCTGGAATAATAGTGAGTGAAGTTGTGATGGTATCAAAAAAGGCAAGATTGAACCAGTACAGATGGGTGTATCTCGACATCGGAAAGTTCGGCGGACTCATAGAAACGCTCGACGAGTGCATCAAATATCCCATATACTGTGAGAAAAAAGGATATGCTGAAGAGGTTATCCTTGCAGGCCCCACCTGTGACAGTATGGATATACTCTACGAGGATCACAAATATACCTTCCCGCATACTCTCAAAGAAGGAAACAGAGTATACATATTCACAACAGGAGCCTATACACAAAGCTATTGTTCCGTCGCATTCAATGGATTCCCTCCACTGAAGGCCTACGTCATATAA
- a CDS encoding DUF6166 domain-containing protein, translating to MGIIGSIADKVLDVLDAVVDEKAARMSKVNGRGLEVRGVWETKELFIYGSPLTPEILDEHDISRNADKFHWGDDSEGSEMAAIAILLWFLEKDEALARKDLFLRDFVMEFPQEDFELLYNYVGWRNRNTPRKYYRHESVMDEPPGDDDD from the coding sequence ATGGGAATAATTGGCTCTATTGCAGACAAAGTTCTTGACGTTCTGGATGCCGTGGTGGATGAAAAGGCTGCACGTATGTCTAAAGTGAATGGCAGAGGACTGGAAGTCAGGGGAGTATGGGAAACAAAGGAACTGTTCATCTACGGTTCCCCTCTTACTCCTGAAATACTGGATGAGCATGATATTTCCCGGAATGCGGATAAGTTTCACTGGGGTGATGATTCAGAAGGCTCGGAGATGGCAGCAATTGCCATTCTATTGTGGTTCCTTGAAAAAGATGAGGCACTGGCAAGAAAGGATCTCTTTCTCAGGGATTTTGTCATGGAATTTCCTCAGGAGGACTTTGAACTTCTATACAACTATGTCGGCTGGCGGAACAGGAATACTCCAAGAAAATACTACAGGCATGAATCTGTGATGGACGAGCCACCCGGCGATGATGATGACTGA
- a CDS encoding PAS domain S-box protein, with protein MTKQNFTGGSVSEFRNIDTTDKRRFQDIFLRSMDAIVWSATFPDLKLLDIRVSSGNSFDLDLRQVMGNNGLWDGSVHPDDMDKVEYAAKQRESVGHASVEYRVLRPDNSILWVHEYSEIVYDMNNKPSHVEGITTDISERKRAKDELRNGDERLRSLVSILQYDSGSIQDFLDFALDEAIKLTQSKIGYIYYYDEYKKEFSLNTWSKDVMEECAIVEPQTIYKLEDTGIWGEAVRQRRPIIVNDFQADNPLKKGYPEGHVELYKYMTVPVFKNGKIVAVVAVANKESDYNDNDVLQLTLLMDSVWNAVEEKKAEEALQQSEEKYRQAYNVLQGLIESPENVVIFALDRDYCYLAFNKNHQATMKNIWGSRIETGDCMLDYITDPDDRKKAQENFDRALAGEAFTLIEEYGESSHNRRWYSNLYSPLKDSEDNVIGLTLILSDITDRKRAEELLRESEERHRLLADNSSDVIWTMDQEGRFTYVSPSVEKLRGYKPEEVMRQKPDEILAPNSLHHYVKGMELARKAVSQGELFPSQRFQLEQPCKDGSTVWTEVTISGMYNESEDFIGILGVSRDITERKRTEDALRESEASLARSQEIAHVGSWTLDVAEDRLTWSDEVYRIFGLKPQEFEATYEAFLQCVHPDDRRIVDDAYSDSLDHEEEYYSVDHRVIRRDTGEVRYVQEKCIHERDSSGNVIRSVGMVQDVTESKLAEEKLLTYAHELEKKNRELDIALIRAEEATRAKSEFLANMSHEIRTPMNGVIGMTGLLLDTELTDEQRHYAETVRVSGESLLDIINDILDFSKIEAGKVEMETVGFDLQSVLDDFASIISIKAHEKQLEFICAAAPDVPVCVRGDPGRLQQILTNLAGNAVKFTDEGEVVVHVTLESQTDSEATLRFSVKDTGIGISGEKMDLIFDKFSQLDNSTTRKYGGTGLGLTISKQLVEMMGGNMGVESEEGKGSEFWFTVSLEKQGRSDRKETNTEEVKGARILIVDDNATNREILYKRLFSWGATVEEAVDGPTALQAIYRALDDENPFQTVILDMHMPGMDGATVARIIKSDEKIADTDLIMLSSLGQHPDIRNPGKRYFEAHLTKPVKHTELFNVLSNVLGRKEQDVETVSSDTAVSDSAKHYSLRILLAEDNIVNQKVAQSMLQKIGYRVDTVASGSEAVNALEMLPYDLVFMDVQMPGMDGFEATRIIRDPDSAVRKHDIPVIAMTAHAMKGDRERCLEAGMDDYIAKPVSLKSLMQLMEKWRLAIPQEKAASSPIQEKSDDMSAPGVFDRDALIERVMGEEELARKLIGIFLEDMPGQVRSLRESIENNDAEKISWYAHKIKGSSANIGAMALSNIAAKTDEASRDGRLDEVSTLLPELEKQYNLLVQELKLF; from the coding sequence TTGACAAAACAAAATTTTACGGGTGGTAGTGTGTCGGAATTCAGGAACATTGATACTACAGATAAACGGCGTTTTCAGGATATTTTCCTCCGATCGATGGATGCGATCGTCTGGTCCGCAACTTTTCCCGATCTTAAGCTACTTGACATCCGTGTTTCTTCAGGTAACAGTTTTGACCTTGATCTCCGGCAGGTCATGGGCAATAATGGTCTCTGGGACGGATCAGTCCATCCTGATGATATGGATAAAGTAGAATATGCTGCAAAACAAAGAGAAAGCGTTGGCCATGCTTCGGTTGAATATCGTGTGCTAAGGCCTGATAACAGTATTCTATGGGTACATGAATACTCTGAAATTGTCTATGACATGAACAATAAACCCTCACATGTGGAAGGTATAACCACGGATATAAGTGAGCGCAAAAGAGCCAAGGACGAGCTTCGTAACGGAGATGAACGATTAAGAAGCCTTGTCTCAATTCTGCAATACGATTCCGGTTCAATTCAGGACTTTCTTGATTTCGCACTTGATGAAGCGATAAAACTCACTCAAAGCAAGATCGGTTACATCTATTATTATGACGAGTATAAAAAGGAATTCAGCCTCAATACCTGGTCAAAGGATGTTATGGAGGAGTGCGCAATTGTCGAACCCCAGACAATCTATAAACTGGAGGATACCGGCATATGGGGAGAGGCCGTCAGACAGCGCAGGCCGATCATAGTAAATGATTTCCAGGCTGATAACCCATTGAAAAAAGGTTACCCTGAAGGTCATGTTGAGCTATATAAATATATGACCGTGCCTGTTTTCAAAAACGGAAAGATAGTTGCTGTTGTAGCTGTTGCGAACAAGGAATCGGATTATAATGACAACGATGTACTGCAACTGACCCTGCTAATGGATTCGGTCTGGAATGCCGTAGAAGAGAAAAAGGCTGAAGAAGCCCTGCAACAGAGTGAGGAAAAATATCGTCAGGCTTATAATGTTCTGCAAGGCCTGATCGAAAGCCCTGAAAATGTAGTGATATTCGCCCTTGACAGGGATTATTGTTATCTTGCTTTCAACAAAAATCATCAGGCTACAATGAAGAATATCTGGGGTTCCAGGATTGAAACCGGAGACTGCATGCTGGATTACATCACAGACCCCGATGACCGCAAAAAAGCGCAGGAAAATTTCGATCGTGCACTTGCAGGTGAGGCATTTACACTCATCGAGGAATATGGTGAGAGCTCACACAACAGGCGCTGGTATTCAAACCTGTATAGTCCTCTTAAGGATTCAGAAGACAATGTAATCGGTCTTACTCTTATTCTATCGGATATAACAGATCGCAAACGCGCCGAAGAACTTCTCAGGGAGAGCGAGGAGCGACACAGACTTCTGGCTGATAATTCCTCGGATGTAATATGGACAATGGATCAGGAAGGCAGGTTTACGTATGTAAGTCCCTCTGTTGAAAAACTTCGTGGCTACAAGCCTGAGGAGGTAATGCGACAAAAGCCCGATGAAATCCTGGCTCCTAATTCCCTGCATCATTATGTCAAAGGAATGGAGTTAGCCCGGAAAGCGGTTTCACAGGGTGAACTGTTCCCATCACAACGATTCCAGCTTGAACAGCCCTGTAAGGATGGTTCTACCGTATGGACGGAAGTTACTATCTCCGGGATGTATAACGAAAGCGAGGATTTCATCGGTATTCTCGGTGTCTCACGCGATATTACCGAGCGCAAAAGGACCGAAGATGCATTGAGGGAAAGTGAGGCATCCCTTGCCAGATCCCAGGAGATCGCTCATGTCGGAAGCTGGACGCTGGATGTGGCTGAGGACCGTCTCACATGGTCTGATGAAGTATATCGGATATTCGGGCTCAAACCCCAGGAATTCGAGGCAACTTATGAGGCTTTTCTGCAATGCGTACATCCAGATGACCGCAGAATTGTGGACGATGCCTATTCTGATTCATTGGATCATGAAGAAGAATACTACAGTGTTGATCATCGTGTCATCCGCAGGGATACCGGAGAGGTACGCTATGTTCAGGAAAAATGTATCCATGAAAGGGATTCCAGCGGAAATGTTATTCGCTCTGTAGGTATGGTGCAGGATGTTACCGAAAGCAAACTCGCAGAAGAGAAACTGCTCACATACGCACATGAGCTGGAAAAGAAGAACAGGGAACTTGATATTGCTCTGATACGAGCCGAGGAGGCCACAAGGGCAAAAAGTGAATTCCTGGCAAACATGTCCCATGAGATCAGAACCCCCATGAACGGTGTGATCGGCATGACAGGGCTGCTGCTGGATACCGAACTTACCGACGAGCAGAGGCACTATGCCGAGACTGTCAGGGTAAGCGGGGAATCCCTTCTTGATATCATCAATGATATCCTTGATTTCTCAAAGATAGAGGCCGGTAAGGTCGAAATGGAAACTGTAGGTTTTGACCTGCAAAGTGTGCTGGATGACTTTGCCTCCATTATATCCATCAAGGCCCATGAAAAGCAGCTTGAATTCATATGTGCTGCGGCTCCTGATGTTCCTGTCTGTGTTCGTGGTGATCCCGGACGTCTGCAGCAGATACTCACCAACCTGGCCGGAAATGCGGTCAAATTCACGGACGAGGGTGAGGTGGTCGTGCATGTGACCCTTGAGTCCCAGACCGATTCTGAAGCCACACTGCGTTTCTCTGTAAAGGATACGGGTATTGGTATATCCGGGGAGAAAATGGATCTCATCTTCGATAAGTTCAGTCAGCTGGATAATTCCACGACACGCAAGTACGGTGGTACAGGGCTTGGGCTCACCATCTCCAAACAACTTGTTGAGATGATGGGTGGCAACATGGGTGTTGAAAGTGAAGAAGGCAAAGGTTCTGAGTTCTGGTTTACGGTAAGTCTGGAGAAACAGGGTCGATCAGACCGAAAGGAGACAAATACCGAAGAGGTCAAAGGTGCCAGGATCCTGATCGTGGATGATAATGCCACAAACCGTGAGATCCTTTATAAGCGATTGTTTTCATGGGGTGCAACTGTAGAAGAGGCAGTGGACGGTCCGACGGCATTACAGGCCATCTACCGTGCCCTCGATGATGAAAATCCTTTCCAGACCGTGATACTGGACATGCATATGCCGGGTATGGACGGGGCGACCGTTGCAAGAATCATCAAGTCTGATGAGAAGATAGCGGACACCGATCTTATCATGTTAAGTTCTCTGGGACAACACCCTGATATCCGGAATCCGGGAAAGAGATACTTTGAAGCTCATCTGACAAAGCCTGTTAAACATACGGAATTGTTCAATGTATTGTCCAATGTCCTGGGAAGAAAAGAACAGGATGTTGAAACCGTTTCCAGTGATACTGCAGTTTCGGACTCAGCAAAGCATTACAGTCTGAGGATATTGCTGGCAGAGGATAATATAGTAAACCAGAAAGTAGCCCAGAGCATGCTCCAGAAGATCGGCTATCGTGTGGATACAGTGGCAAGCGGTTCAGAAGCTGTAAATGCCCTTGAGATGTTGCCTTATGACCTGGTCTTCATGGACGTACAGATGCCCGGGATGGACGGATTCGAGGCTACCCGTATAATAAGAGACCCGGATTCTGCGGTCCGCAAGCATGATATTCCTGTCATCGCAATGACCGCACACGCCATGAAAGGAGACCGGGAGCGATGTCTGGAAGCCGGAATGGATGACTATATCGCAAAACCCGTTTCTCTGAAGTCACTCATGCAATTAATGGAAAAGTGGAGACTTGCAATACCGCAGGAAAAAGCAGCTTCCAGCCCAATTCAGGAGAAATCCGATGATATGTCCGCCCCCGGCGTCTTTGACAGGGATGCGCTTATTGAAAGGGTAATGGGTGAAGAGGAACTTGCCAGAAAACTGATCGGTATTTTCCTTGAAGATATGCCCGGACAGGTAAGATCTCTCCGGGAGAGCATAGAGAACAACGATGCTGAAAAAATAAGCTGGTATGCTCATAAGATAAAGGGCTCTTCAGCCAACATCGGTGCCATGGCTCTGAGCAATATAGCTGCAAAAACGGATGAAGCTTCCAGGGATGGTCGGCTGGATGAGGTTTCCACTCTACTCCCTGAGCTTGAAAAGCAGTATAATTTGTTGGTGCAGGAATTGAAGCTTTTCTAA
- a CDS encoding helix-turn-helix transcriptional regulator, with translation MKKPLLDVVFASDKRKNILLLLQDGPREMEELLKSIDTSRQALLPQIKILEDHYLISRSDDSYDLTSVGKLVFDEIFRLLSTIEVFDGNTDYWGSHNLDFIPPHLLKRIKEMGKCEQVKLSLTESYQLNQDVVETTFISENFFVITSFFHPDYPRVFHEMTSEKVTVNIIVHKDVFEKIQKDHREHFQKLIDGGYFKLYVYPEKMGFQVIAHNDYLLLLRLLTKEEEVDIKHMLCSNPEALEWATELFDHYRKDAAPVSKL, from the coding sequence ATGAAGAAACCGTTGCTTGATGTAGTGTTTGCATCCGACAAAAGAAAAAATATACTCCTGTTACTCCAGGATGGTCCCAGAGAAATGGAAGAGCTTCTGAAATCAATTGATACAAGCAGACAGGCATTACTCCCGCAAATAAAGATACTTGAAGACCATTATCTTATAAGTCGGTCGGATGACTCCTATGATCTGACCTCAGTGGGAAAGTTAGTGTTTGATGAAATTTTCCGTTTACTGAGTACCATTGAGGTCTTTGATGGCAATACCGACTACTGGGGAAGTCACAACCTCGATTTTATACCCCCACATCTGCTTAAAAGAATAAAGGAGATGGGGAAATGCGAGCAGGTAAAGCTCTCACTTACGGAGTCATATCAATTGAACCAGGATGTGGTCGAAACCACCTTCATCTCAGAAAACTTCTTTGTCATTACTTCCTTTTTTCACCCCGATTATCCAAGGGTTTTCCATGAAATGACCAGTGAAAAGGTTACCGTAAATATAATCGTTCATAAAGATGTCTTTGAAAAGATACAAAAAGACCACAGGGAACATTTCCAGAAACTCATAGACGGCGGATATTTCAAACTCTATGTTTACCCGGAAAAAATGGGTTTCCAGGTTATTGCACACAACGACTATCTTCTGCTACTGCGCCTGCTAACAAAAGAGGAAGAAGTCGATATCAAGCACATGCTATGCTCCAATCCCGAAGCTCTTGAATGGGCAACGGAGCTCTTTGATCATTATCGCAAAGATGCTGCTCCGGTAAGCAAGCTCTAG